The following coding sequences are from one Desulfosporosinus orientis DSM 765 window:
- the sdhA gene encoding succinate dehydrogenase flavoprotein subunit, producing the protein MSKVIVVGGGLAGLMATIKMAEAGTHVDLFSLVPVKRSHSVCAQGGINGAVNTKGEGDSTWNHFDDTIYGGDFLANQPPVKAMCDEAPGIIHLMDRMGVMFSRTSEGLLDFRRFGGTKFCRTAFAGATTGQQLLYALDEQVRRYEAEGMVQKYEHWELLSAVLDEGVCRGIVAQNLRDMSIKAFPADAVIVATGGPGAVFGKSTNSTICTGSAVSALYQQGVKYANGEFIQIHPTAIPGDDKLRLMSESARGEGGRVWTYKDGKPWYFLEEMYPAYGNLVPRDIATRAIYEVVFDKGLGINGENMVYLDLSHLDPNVLQIKLGGILEIYEKFVGDDPKKVPMRIFPAVHYSMGGLWVDYDQMTNITGLFAAGECEYQYHGANRLGANSLLSAIYGGIVAGPKAMEYIKNNKVQTPTGNEPAFQQERKRQKDLWAQILAMRGSENPYQLHKELGEIMTQNVTVVRYNDKLAETDLILQEIMKRWQNIGRRDNIEWGTQEGMLIRQLWNMLELARVITLGALNRNESRGAHYKPEYPERDDQNWLRTTIAAWTPSGPEFSYEPVDVSLIPLRARRYDIDK; encoded by the coding sequence ATGAGTAAAGTCATTGTAGTCGGCGGCGGTCTGGCAGGATTAATGGCAACGATTAAAATGGCCGAAGCGGGGACGCATGTCGACTTGTTTTCGTTAGTACCTGTCAAACGCTCACATTCCGTTTGTGCCCAAGGAGGGATAAACGGTGCGGTCAATACCAAAGGTGAAGGAGATTCTACCTGGAATCATTTTGATGATACGATTTACGGAGGGGACTTCCTGGCTAACCAACCTCCCGTAAAAGCTATGTGTGATGAAGCACCCGGAATTATTCACTTGATGGACAGAATGGGAGTTATGTTTAGCCGTACTTCGGAGGGACTCCTTGATTTCCGTCGTTTTGGAGGGACAAAGTTTTGTCGCACTGCCTTTGCCGGAGCGACGACGGGCCAACAACTTCTCTATGCTCTTGATGAGCAGGTTCGACGTTATGAGGCTGAAGGCATGGTGCAAAAGTATGAGCATTGGGAATTGCTCTCAGCTGTACTTGATGAGGGAGTTTGCAGAGGAATTGTTGCCCAGAACCTTCGTGATATGAGTATTAAAGCCTTTCCTGCTGACGCCGTCATTGTTGCCACAGGAGGACCAGGGGCGGTCTTTGGCAAGAGCACAAATTCTACAATTTGTACTGGCAGCGCCGTATCGGCTTTATATCAACAAGGTGTCAAATATGCAAACGGTGAGTTTATTCAAATTCATCCAACGGCTATCCCGGGGGATGATAAACTTAGATTAATGTCCGAATCTGCTCGTGGAGAAGGTGGAAGGGTTTGGACCTATAAGGACGGAAAACCCTGGTACTTTCTTGAAGAAATGTATCCGGCCTATGGAAACCTGGTGCCAAGGGATATTGCTACACGAGCTATTTATGAAGTAGTCTTCGATAAAGGGCTGGGGATTAACGGAGAAAATATGGTCTACCTGGATCTGTCACATCTTGACCCCAACGTATTACAGATAAAATTAGGCGGTATCTTGGAAATATATGAAAAGTTTGTCGGGGATGATCCTAAAAAAGTACCTATGAGAATTTTCCCGGCAGTACATTACTCCATGGGCGGACTATGGGTTGATTATGATCAAATGACCAATATCACGGGGCTATTTGCCGCAGGAGAATGTGAATATCAATATCATGGAGCAAACCGTTTAGGGGCGAATTCATTGCTGTCGGCAATTTACGGTGGTATAGTAGCTGGGCCGAAGGCCATGGAGTACATTAAGAATAATAAAGTCCAAACTCCCACAGGCAATGAACCGGCTTTTCAGCAAGAACGAAAGCGTCAAAAGGATTTATGGGCTCAAATCTTAGCTATGAGGGGTTCGGAGAATCCTTATCAACTGCACAAAGAATTGGGAGAAATCATGACTCAGAATGTGACTGTCGTGCGTTACAACGATAAACTGGCGGAAACGGATTTGATACTTCAAGAAATTATGAAGCGTTGGCAAAATATTGGGCGAAGGGACAACATTGAATGGGGGACACAAGAAGGGATGCTTATTCGGCAACTATGGAATATGCTCGAGTTAGCGCGAGTTATTACCCTAGGAGCATTGAATCGTAATGAGAGCAGGGGGGCTCACTATAAGCCGGAATATCCGGAAAGAGATGACCAGAACTGGTTAAGGACAACAATTGCTGCTTGGACACCCAGCGGACCGGAATTTAGCTATGAACCGGTTGATGTGTCTTTAATTCCCCTTCGCGCCCGCCGTTATGACATCGATAAATAG
- the sdhB gene encoding succinate dehydrogenase iron-sulfur subunit — MAEQKTIRLKIRRQDGPDNPMRWEEFTIPYREKLNVISCLMEIQKNPITAEGKQTTPVVWECNCLEEVCGACTMNINGQAKQACSALIDQLDQPIILEPLMKFPIVRDLMVDRQIMFDHLKTVRAWIPIDGTYNLGSGPRMPEVKRQWAYELSKCMTCGCCMEACPQVNIRSKFIGPSAISQVRLFNAHPTGEMNKHERLAPLLNEGGIADCGNAQNCVRACPKEIPLTTSLADINRETNKFALNRWLRK; from the coding sequence ATGGCTGAGCAAAAAACCATACGCTTGAAAATTCGGCGGCAAGATGGTCCGGATAACCCCATGCGCTGGGAGGAATTCACAATACCCTATCGGGAAAAATTGAATGTGATCTCTTGTTTAATGGAGATTCAGAAAAACCCTATAACCGCAGAGGGGAAGCAAACCACTCCTGTCGTATGGGAATGTAACTGTTTGGAAGAAGTTTGCGGGGCGTGTACGATGAACATTAACGGGCAGGCAAAACAAGCATGTTCAGCTCTAATCGACCAACTGGACCAGCCTATTATACTCGAACCTCTGATGAAATTTCCAATTGTTCGAGATTTAATGGTTGATCGGCAAATCATGTTTGACCATTTGAAAACAGTTCGTGCTTGGATTCCCATCGATGGGACCTATAATTTAGGATCTGGTCCGAGAATGCCTGAGGTAAAACGGCAATGGGCTTATGAGCTGTCAAAATGCATGACCTGTGGGTGCTGTATGGAAGCTTGCCCTCAAGTTAATATACGGTCAAAATTTATTGGCCCATCGGCTATTTCTCAAGTTCGCCTATTTAATGCTCATCCAACAGGGGAAATGAACAAACATGAACGATTGGCGCCTTTACTTAATGAAGGCGGGATTGCTGACTGTGGCAATGCTCAAAACTGTGTAAGAGCTTGCCCGAAAGAGATACCTTTGACAACCAGCTTGGCAGACATAAATCGTGAAACCAATAAATTTGCCCTTAATCGCTGGCTAAGAAAATAA
- a CDS encoding RsbRD N-terminal domain-containing protein, translated as MDVEFYRILEEKKSTVAKRWLDAIMASYPNDKSGFLMNQGDQFSNPVGYTFTTGVTGILDVIAKGEDFGESISFLEDIIRVRAVQDFTPAKAMAFIFQLKTIVREELVPEIRQNQVYIDLLEFESKIDDLALTAFDIYVKCREQIFELRTDELKRMTFSLLKKANLVSEIPVQESEQEDQK; from the coding sequence GTGGATGTGGAATTTTATCGGATTTTAGAAGAGAAGAAATCAACCGTTGCCAAGAGATGGTTGGATGCAATAATGGCGTCGTATCCCAACGATAAATCCGGTTTTTTGATGAATCAAGGTGATCAGTTTTCTAATCCGGTGGGTTATACGTTTACTACAGGAGTGACTGGGATTTTAGACGTAATCGCTAAGGGGGAAGACTTTGGCGAAAGTATTTCGTTTCTCGAAGACATTATACGGGTCAGAGCTGTTCAAGATTTCACACCAGCTAAGGCTATGGCTTTTATATTTCAACTCAAAACCATCGTTCGGGAAGAGTTGGTACCGGAAATAAGGCAGAACCAGGTCTATATTGATTTATTGGAGTTTGAATCAAAGATAGACGATCTGGCCCTTACTGCCTTTGATATATATGTAAAATGCCGAGAGCAGATCTTCGAACTAAGGACGGATGAGCTTAAGCGGATGACATTTTCCCTATTAAAGAAAGCCAATCTAGTGTCCGAGATCCCTGTTCAGGAATCTGAACAAGAAGACCAAAAATAA
- a CDS encoding sigma 54-interacting transcriptional regulator, which translates to MARKVKVGIVGMGQGGTSIYKTLRSIEHIEIAVVCDCRENAQGLKLARQDGVQICQSLQEFLNIPEIDVIIEAAGVNSVQEFIVQHKHKHSTVIEALGANLMMSIIEEKEKLAEIKRVKGELVAILNSVQEAIEVAGIDGRINYVNPSFSRVTSIPAAQRIGQNIFEVSPNGALARSLRTHEAVFAHRAVVGGAEVEVVANASPIVVDGKMEGAVVVFQPLTDIYKLMEQLQASNRVISDLQTRINQISTSSYTFDDIIGSHPGFESAIELARKVAKSNSTILITGESGTGKELFAHAIHGASLRFDKPFIKVNCAAIPETLLESEFFGHEKGAFTGAVKTKLGKMELANGGTIFLDEIGDMNLHLQAKFLRVLQEMEFERVGGSDTIKVDVRIIAATNRNLLEMAKQGYFREDLYYRLNVVELRLPPLRDHKGDIPAYVQSLIAKFNRKFGKRVKGLTNRGEEVLMQYDWPGNIRELQNVVERAMVTVDEEIITHKQFNSLIESPSSISQEPAIEGIVPIETMEKHLIHRAIEHYGRSVEGKKLAAKALKISLATLYNKLKIMS; encoded by the coding sequence ATGGCTCGAAAAGTTAAAGTAGGCATTGTTGGTATGGGCCAAGGAGGTACATCCATCTATAAAACATTACGAAGTATTGAACATATAGAAATCGCTGTAGTATGTGATTGCCGTGAAAATGCTCAAGGGCTGAAACTTGCACGGCAGGATGGAGTGCAGATATGCCAGTCCCTGCAAGAGTTTCTTAATATACCTGAGATTGATGTAATAATTGAAGCTGCGGGAGTTAACTCCGTTCAAGAATTTATTGTGCAGCATAAACATAAACATAGTACAGTCATAGAAGCCCTAGGGGCAAACTTAATGATGTCCATTATTGAAGAGAAGGAGAAACTGGCAGAGATCAAACGAGTCAAAGGAGAACTGGTTGCAATCCTCAACTCAGTTCAAGAAGCCATCGAAGTGGCAGGTATTGATGGCAGAATAAACTATGTTAATCCATCCTTTAGCCGGGTGACATCAATTCCGGCGGCTCAAAGAATTGGCCAAAATATTTTTGAAGTTTCTCCTAATGGTGCTCTGGCACGTTCTCTTCGTACTCATGAAGCTGTATTTGCTCATCGTGCGGTTGTGGGAGGAGCGGAGGTAGAGGTTGTCGCTAATGCTTCTCCCATTGTTGTCGATGGAAAGATGGAAGGTGCTGTTGTTGTCTTCCAGCCTTTGACAGATATCTATAAACTGATGGAACAGCTGCAAGCCTCTAATCGAGTCATTAGCGATTTACAAACCCGTATCAATCAAATTTCTACAAGCTCATACACATTTGATGATATTATTGGCAGTCATCCCGGATTTGAGAGTGCCATAGAGTTAGCTCGAAAGGTTGCTAAAAGCAATTCTACGATTCTCATTACCGGAGAATCCGGTACGGGAAAAGAGTTGTTCGCTCATGCCATTCATGGCGCGAGTTTACGGTTCGATAAGCCTTTTATTAAAGTAAATTGTGCGGCTATTCCAGAAACCTTACTTGAGAGTGAGTTCTTTGGGCATGAAAAGGGTGCCTTTACCGGTGCTGTGAAAACAAAACTTGGAAAAATGGAATTAGCTAATGGCGGGACTATTTTTTTAGATGAAATTGGGGATATGAACCTGCATTTACAGGCTAAGTTTTTAAGAGTTTTACAAGAAATGGAATTCGAACGAGTGGGGGGATCAGACACAATTAAAGTCGATGTTCGTATAATCGCGGCTACTAATCGCAATCTACTGGAAATGGCTAAGCAAGGATACTTTAGAGAAGATCTCTATTACCGGCTTAATGTGGTAGAATTGCGCCTACCTCCCCTACGAGATCATAAAGGAGATATCCCGGCTTATGTACAATCCCTTATCGCTAAGTTTAACAGGAAATTTGGCAAGCGTGTAAAAGGCCTGACAAATCGAGGGGAAGAAGTTTTGATGCAGTATGATTGGCCAGGTAATATTCGCGAACTCCAAAATGTTGTTGAACGGGCGATGGTAACAGTTGATGAAGAAATAATTACCCACAAACAATTTAATAGCCTTATTGAATCTCCTTCATCAATTTCTCAGGAACCGGCCATTGAGGGGATCGTGCCTATTGAAACAATGGAAAAACATTTGATCCATCGAGCTATTGAACACTATGGCAGATCAGTCGAAGGGAAAAAACTGGCGGCTAAGGCCTTGAAGATTTCACTGGCAACACTATATAACAAACTGAAGATCATGTCTTAG
- a CDS encoding CvfB family protein codes for MIEIGRYYKLKITNFTSFGAYLDTGTSERRDNILLPIKQVPEGAKEGDEIEVFIYRDSEERLIATTRRPLAQLGDLAYLQVSAKTKIGAFLDWGLERGLFLPFREQKYTVEVGKCYLVKVYLDKSQRLCATTEIYEYLTADSPYKKNDRVVGVVYAIRPQIGVFVAVDNQYYGLIPRNEHFSELKEGDQVEARVIRVREDGKLDLSTRERSYIQMDSDAVKILEGIKNHDGFLALNDKSSPIEIQSRLNMSKAAFKRGLGKLLKENKVIQSDGGLKEKL; via the coding sequence ATGATAGAAATCGGGAGATACTACAAACTTAAAATTACCAATTTCACTTCCTTTGGTGCTTATTTAGATACAGGAACCAGTGAGCGAAGAGATAATATTCTGCTTCCAATAAAACAAGTTCCTGAAGGCGCCAAAGAGGGCGACGAGATAGAAGTCTTCATTTATCGAGACTCGGAGGAACGATTAATTGCCACTACTCGAAGGCCATTGGCTCAACTGGGTGATTTAGCTTATTTGCAAGTTAGTGCGAAAACTAAGATAGGAGCTTTTTTGGATTGGGGTTTAGAAAGAGGCTTGTTTTTGCCATTCAGAGAGCAAAAATACACCGTTGAGGTAGGGAAATGTTATCTTGTCAAGGTTTACTTAGATAAGAGTCAGCGATTATGTGCCACCACAGAAATTTATGAGTATCTTACTGCAGATTCTCCTTATAAGAAAAATGACAGAGTTGTTGGCGTAGTTTATGCTATAAGACCCCAAATAGGAGTTTTTGTTGCTGTCGATAATCAATATTATGGTCTTATTCCGCGGAATGAGCATTTTTCAGAATTAAAAGAAGGGGATCAAGTAGAGGCGAGAGTTATAAGAGTACGAGAGGATGGAAAGCTGGATTTATCTACGAGAGAACGGTCCTACATTCAAATGGATTCCGATGCTGTTAAAATTCTCGAAGGGATTAAGAATCACGATGGGTTTTTAGCACTTAACGATAAAAGCAGTCCCATTGAAATTCAAAGCAGACTTAATATGAGTAAAGCAGCATTTAAGAGAGGATTAGGAAAATTACTTAAAGAGAATAAAGTTATTCAGTCTGATGGGGGTCTGAAAGAAAAACTGTAA
- a CDS encoding succinate dehydrogenase cytochrome B558 has product METTTQNNYHFLIRRFHSLLGLVPIGVFLTFHMVLNLTAHGGATQYDLVIRTMQSFPGIFIVELVVIFIPIALHAAYGTWVVYTGQTNILKYQYARNWFYFIQRLSGLYTVLFVIIHVYLLRFSEANFAALAGFLSNPLGLAFYVLGVLSAIFHFTNGLWAFAITWGITIGPHSQKVWLYTLGLIFIVLSVVGISDIAAFLSY; this is encoded by the coding sequence ATGGAGACAACAACGCAAAACAACTATCATTTTCTAATTCGCAGATTTCATTCACTATTAGGGTTGGTACCTATCGGCGTATTTCTTACCTTTCATATGGTTCTAAATTTGACTGCTCATGGAGGAGCAACCCAGTATGATCTTGTTATCAGAACTATGCAAAGCTTTCCGGGAATTTTTATTGTAGAACTTGTGGTGATCTTTATTCCTATTGCTTTACATGCAGCATATGGAACATGGGTGGTTTACACTGGTCAGACAAATATCTTGAAATATCAATACGCCCGAAACTGGTTTTATTTTATTCAGCGTCTATCGGGACTATATACGGTATTATTTGTCATTATCCATGTTTATCTGCTGCGCTTTAGTGAGGCGAATTTTGCTGCCTTAGCGGGTTTTTTGAGTAATCCTTTGGGATTGGCTTTCTATGTCCTGGGAGTATTGTCAGCGATTTTTCATTTTACAAATGGTTTGTGGGCTTTTGCAATTACTTGGGGAATAACCATTGGTCCACATTCCCAGAAGGTTTGGTTATATACTTTAGGTTTAATTTTTATAGTGTTATCGGTTGTAGGAATCTCGGATATCGCTGCCTTTTTAAGCTATTGA
- the dsrM gene encoding sulfate reduction electron transfer complex DsrMKJOP subunit DsrM, producing MKVLYSFLTVIVLILVALIGANITNLHYVFGIIIPYLALVMFVGGFVYRVVKWGKSPVPFRIPTTIGQQKSLPWIKQNKIENPTSSFYVVVRMAMEILFFRSLFRNTKTELREGENGPHLAYGSAKWLWLGSLLFHWSFLIILLRHLRLFLDPIPSFVQLLESVDGMLQIGLPQLYLTDMFILVALTFLFLRRVCIPKVKYISLPADYFPLFMLMSVAISGILMRYFYKVDLIAVKQLAIGLATFQPVLPSDIGPMFFIHIFLVSVLFAYFPVSKLMHMGGIFMSPTRNMMNNNRMVRHINPWNPEVEVHTYEQYEDEFREKMKKAGIPVEKE from the coding sequence GTGAAAGTCTTGTATTCTTTCCTCACAGTCATTGTACTCATTCTAGTCGCCCTCATAGGAGCGAATATCACAAATTTACACTATGTCTTTGGTATTATCATACCTTATCTAGCCCTTGTTATGTTTGTGGGTGGATTTGTTTATCGAGTTGTTAAATGGGGGAAATCACCGGTACCTTTCCGGATTCCGACAACCATTGGGCAGCAAAAATCACTTCCTTGGATTAAGCAAAATAAGATTGAAAATCCAACAAGTTCTTTTTACGTCGTTGTTAGAATGGCTATGGAAATTCTCTTTTTCCGTTCGTTGTTCCGCAATACTAAGACTGAATTAAGAGAAGGGGAAAATGGCCCTCATCTCGCCTACGGCTCGGCAAAATGGCTTTGGTTAGGAAGTTTGTTATTTCACTGGTCATTCTTAATCATTCTGCTCAGACATCTAAGGCTCTTCTTAGATCCTATCCCGTCTTTTGTACAACTCCTTGAAAGTGTCGATGGTATGCTGCAAATTGGCTTGCCTCAGCTTTACTTGACAGACATGTTTATTTTAGTGGCACTAACATTTTTATTTCTCAGGAGGGTATGTATTCCAAAAGTTAAATACATTTCACTTCCTGCAGATTACTTCCCATTGTTTATGCTGATGAGCGTTGCTATTTCTGGAATTTTGATGCGTTACTTCTACAAAGTAGATCTTATTGCAGTCAAACAACTTGCCATTGGCTTAGCTACTTTTCAACCAGTCCTCCCATCTGACATCGGCCCGATGTTCTTTATTCACATCTTCTTAGTAAGTGTTCTGTTTGCATATTTCCCGGTGAGTAAGTTAATGCACATGGGCGGAATTTTCATGAGCCCAACGAGAAATATGATGAACAACAACCGGATGGTTCGACACATCAATCCCTGGAACCCTGAAGTAGAAGTTCATACTTATGAACAGTATGAAGACGAGTTCAGGGAAAAAATGAAAAAAGCTGGTATACCGGTAGAAAAGGAGTGA
- a CDS encoding YaiI/YqxD family protein, whose protein sequence is MKIIVDADACPKSVLQICIRVAEDYAVPVWTVASFNHHIISDHHIVVGNASQEADIRVMNLSQGGDVAVTQDWGLAAMLLGKGVRCLNPLGREFDSSTIEFLLEEREVKAKFRRSGGRTKGPKKRLPENDQKFEACLRKILGQNN, encoded by the coding sequence ATGAAAATAATTGTTGATGCCGATGCATGCCCTAAATCCGTTTTGCAGATTTGTATAAGGGTAGCAGAGGATTATGCTGTTCCTGTTTGGACAGTAGCCAGCTTTAACCATCATATTATTTCTGATCATCATATCGTTGTAGGTAACGCTTCCCAAGAAGCTGATATTCGTGTCATGAATCTTTCTCAAGGGGGAGATGTAGCTGTAACCCAAGATTGGGGGCTGGCAGCAATGTTATTGGGAAAAGGTGTAAGGTGTTTAAATCCCCTGGGAAGGGAGTTTGACTCTTCCACAATTGAGTTTTTACTTGAGGAACGGGAAGTAAAAGCCAAGTTTCGCAGAAGTGGCGGAAGAACGAAAGGACCCAAAAAGCGCTTGCCGGAAAATGATCAGAAATTCGAGGCTTGTTTAAGAAAAATATTAGGACAAAATAATTAA
- the htpG gene encoding molecular chaperone HtpG — protein sequence MSTAGETKEFQTEIKQLLDIVIHSLYTEREIFLRELISNSADATEKLRYTQLSGSEVKDKETPLEIQINTDDTNHTLTIIDAGIGMTKEELVENLGTIAHSGSKEFIKHLTAKGDQKDLNLIGQFGVGFYSAFMAADKVTIFTRSYHVEGESFIWESDGVGSYTITPGEDQVRGTKMVLQLKEDAYEFAKEETIKRVIKQYSSFVPYPILVNGEKVNTVDALWTKNKSEISEEDYTEFYKFIANAFDEPLLRLHFSSDAPININTLLFVPKENMEQFGFGRTEPGVSLYCKKVLIQEKSPVVLPEWLRFLRGVIDSEELPLNISRETLQDSALVSKLNKVVTSRFLKFLDGQATSDPEKYKEFWEKFNFFLKEGAANDYTHQKELLKLLRFESSNTASGELVSLADYVGRMKEDQTSVYYVNGPSREVIESGPYLEVFKNKGFEVIYTYAAIDDYIFGLVREYEGKKLISADEADLNLGDEQQERSEEALSEEDAAALTNWLKEVLGTKVTEVRESKRLVDSPAVVFSPYGTNSMQRMMQLVNKDFNNVGPSVLEINASHPMIKRLDAARKNEDAFAKIAAEQIFENAQIAAGLIVDPRGMVNRLNEILERALG from the coding sequence ATGAGTACGGCAGGAGAAACTAAAGAATTTCAAACTGAAATTAAGCAATTATTGGATATTGTCATTCATTCTCTTTATACTGAACGGGAAATTTTCCTGAGAGAGCTAATATCCAACTCGGCGGATGCTACAGAAAAACTGCGTTATACCCAGTTGTCCGGTTCAGAAGTTAAAGATAAAGAGACTCCTCTGGAGATACAGATTAATACGGATGACACTAATCATACGTTGACTATTATCGACGCCGGAATTGGTATGACCAAGGAAGAACTGGTTGAAAATTTAGGCACTATTGCTCACTCCGGGTCTAAAGAATTTATTAAACATTTAACGGCAAAAGGAGATCAAAAGGATCTCAATTTGATTGGACAATTCGGAGTTGGTTTTTATTCGGCTTTTATGGCAGCTGATAAAGTAACGATTTTCACTCGCTCCTATCATGTGGAGGGAGAAAGCTTTATTTGGGAATCGGACGGTGTCGGGAGTTATACTATTACGCCTGGTGAAGACCAAGTCCGAGGAACAAAAATGGTTCTCCAATTAAAAGAGGATGCCTATGAATTTGCCAAGGAAGAAACTATTAAACGAGTTATTAAACAATACTCAAGTTTTGTACCTTACCCTATCTTGGTTAATGGTGAGAAAGTCAATACTGTTGATGCCTTATGGACAAAGAACAAAAGCGAAATTTCAGAGGAAGATTACACAGAATTCTATAAATTCATTGCCAATGCTTTTGACGAACCGCTGCTGCGCCTGCATTTTTCCTCAGATGCTCCAATCAATATTAATACGCTGCTGTTTGTTCCAAAAGAAAATATGGAGCAGTTCGGCTTTGGCCGTACGGAACCAGGGGTAAGCCTGTATTGCAAAAAGGTCTTAATTCAAGAAAAGTCCCCGGTTGTTTTGCCGGAATGGCTGCGTTTCCTAAGAGGGGTCATCGACAGTGAAGAACTCCCACTGAATATTTCAAGAGAAACTCTCCAGGACAGCGCTTTGGTAAGCAAGCTGAATAAAGTAGTCACAAGCCGCTTCCTTAAATTTTTGGACGGACAAGCTACGTCAGACCCCGAGAAGTATAAAGAATTCTGGGAGAAATTTAACTTCTTCCTAAAAGAAGGAGCTGCTAATGACTATACCCATCAAAAAGAGCTCCTCAAATTGTTAAGATTTGAATCCTCGAATACCGCAAGTGGAGAGTTGGTTTCATTAGCGGACTATGTTGGCCGTATGAAAGAAGATCAAACGTCAGTCTACTATGTGAACGGCCCTTCCCGCGAGGTTATTGAGTCCGGTCCATATCTGGAAGTCTTTAAAAACAAAGGTTTCGAAGTAATCTACACTTATGCGGCCATTGATGATTATATTTTTGGTTTAGTTAGGGAATATGAGGGCAAGAAACTTATCTCGGCTGATGAAGCGGATTTAAATCTAGGGGATGAGCAACAGGAGAGAAGTGAAGAGGCTCTTTCAGAAGAAGATGCTGCCGCACTGACGAATTGGCTTAAAGAGGTTTTGGGAACTAAAGTGACGGAGGTTCGAGAATCCAAGCGTCTGGTAGACAGCCCTGCAGTGGTCTTCAGTCCATACGGGACAAACAGCATGCAGCGAATGATGCAGCTTGTCAATAAAGATTTCAATAATGTGGGTCCCAGTGTTCTGGAAATTAATGCCTCTCATCCTATGATTAAGCGTTTGGATGCTGCCCGCAAAAATGAAGATGCCTTTGCCAAAATTGCTGCTGAGCAAATATTTGAAAACGCTCAAATAGCTGCGGGTCTTATTGTGGATCCAAGAGGAATGGTCAATCGACTAAATGAGATATTAGAGCGCGCATTAGGTTAA